Within Colias croceus chromosome 10, ilColCroc2.1, the genomic segment CAGCGTTTATTCCTTTAAAAAATTGaagtgttaattatttattctccTGCTTACAcaccaaataatttaaaaaaaacttaccaaTAATGGATAAGACCAGAGTTATCCAAAACAGAGCCATTGTTGAATCGCTACACCCCGAAGGATCACAATTCACAATTCACAAAATCGCACGACGGACTGATTGTCATATGATTTCAGTgttgctatttattaaataaaatgttcaatgaaacgtttattaatttatttattgtaaaaccCTCCGAGGTAAAACCATATTATGTCTactataggtaaaccagaatctgatggcaattggggaaatcaaaattttgagtgtgcaaccctagggaaaatggactgaccgatcttgatactgcgtattttttattttgtcctcaacatcattagtcacattacataagtgaacAATACTGTAccaaataatgagatatccacttaatattttgtaggtactacttacatattgtataatatacatattacttttatctatgtaatacatattattatttacacatacctatatttgtatattcattatcattaagccatgtaaaaatatggatgtaatgataatgcagatcaaaactagataatgctaatatttttttttataaaataaaataacaataaaataaaataaaactatgtttattttcgttagtattaacagatacacaaataattataaaattgactttgacagcttggacttgacgtatagccgtattggaaactcctgtaataagtttcataaaattatattgtaatcaaaaaacaatattatagttagttacctacataaaatatttttaattttaagtatcaaaacgggtaagtccaatttaccaataaaatattcaaaattgaaaattgtgatgtgtttgacccttcttcatcgaatgtttttctatacacattataaacaacacctcttgcttgtgatcgcagcggctttttcgacatcttcgaagattttttagacaaaatcctaaaaattattcaagaattgcaaagaagacaaataatttgacaaccattttgatagttgtcaaatataattgccatatgaaaatcttttatttcttaaatataaatatgccatcagattctggtagacctatagatctttttatttatataaaaaagtactatAGATGTTGATGTATCATACATAGTCATGCACAAATTGTTAAAGTaggttataaaaattttaggtggtaaaagtaaaaaatagccaagtgatcaaaataaattttatatttttcttaatttataaaatttatataaaataacatttatatgtagtttgatatgaagaaaataatgattacaaatgaaatataaatattatgaatgaaaaaattTCTAAACGAGTTACATACGTCacgtacaataattaaatgtattgaTTGCCGCTACGAATAGTGATGTCCAGATGTCCGTTTATTCATACTCGATTGGACTAACGAATTTCGACTCGGCTCATATCATTTCttatattaattcataaaCAGTTTTTGGCAGATAACATAACgaaaagttaaatatttgaGTAATTTGTTTTACTCTTTTGGATAATTAATACCCAAAAGATTGTTACGTATGcacttaatttataataataaatcagggatttaatataatatagaagtaGAATCAGATTAAGGTAATGTAAATGTATCACTACTGACCACCTACGAAGTACGATCTAGTAGAATGATTATTAATTGCCCAGAGTATAAACTACCTATCtagttatttcaaatatttatatgatagGTATTCGTACTACTTTATTAACTAATTTTgttggtttattttaatatttcttgctttgatttctttattatacaataaaaatgataatcatACTATGTCACAGTACAAAGTTCTCCGGATCAgttatgaaaatgatatataatCGATATTTTATAATCGAGTCTGAATCGAGAATTTATAGGATAccttcaatttataattatttaggcATGTTTTAGGTCCACAGTAGTACACTGTAGAAGTAGAAtcaaaaacagaaatataaaatccaaataaacacaaatttaaatgtaaattagaTTACTAGAACACTAGATCAAATCCGAAACCAACATtccatttcatttttattaaagtgtaTTAGCGAAAAATTCTAAATGTCGCATAGGTCAAGTTTTCAACTTAACGATTTATTTCCTAGGGAAATAGATATCGAAGTGTGTTTAAAAACCTTAAGAATATATCAGAAACTCGAAGGCGATGTGAATTGTGTTGTTTGGGATGCATCTCTGGTCCTTGCTAAATATCTAGAGACTAAGTGTTTCCATAAGCCGGATTTTTTAAGTGGTGTAAGAGTTCTTGAATTAGGATCAGGTCTTGGTGTTGTAGGACTCACTGCTGCTACTCTCGGGTGGGATTTAAGACAAATCATGATTTGTAATCAATTTTACAGTATAGTTTTCTaagaaataacattatttttagggCTCAAGTAACACTGACAGATTTACCAGAGGCACTTCCCTTATTGCGGTTAAATATTGCggaaaataaatcaaagaTAGCTAGTATGGGTGGATATGCTATTGCAGAGTCTTTAGTATGGGGCGATAAAAACTCTGATATCCATAAACAGGAGTTTGATATGATTTTGTTAGCCGATTGCATTTATTATGAAGATGTAAATATCTATACTTTTACATGTTATAGCTCAACAGTATGTCTTATACGATAGCATAGATGGATAGATATTTGATATTGTAGTTtgtgaaaattgttttattataaatgaactgagacatattattagatataaaatttttcttaTGGATCATTATTCTTTCAGGCATTGAATCCCCTATTTGAGACATTACAAAGTTTAAACAACTCTGTGAACAAAAAGCCAACTATATATTTAACCCAAGAGTTAAGAGACACAGAAATTCAAAAGAAGTTGTGGAAAACCTTCTATGAAAAGATTTCAGAGTTTTTCTATATTGAGAGTATCCCTGAAGACCAGCAACACATTAATTATAGAAGTTCTGATATAATACTCTTAAAAATGAccaaaaaatgatatttatataGTTATGATTTGTCGTGAAGGACTATTATTGTGGCCAAATTATTTAAGCTCTCTCTTAATAGTTAATGGAATAGAATAAGTTTATCTGTATATTAAGAAAATCATATTCCTaatcaaatttttaatttcaaacataggttttaattttaactgtataaatattatgtaggcaAGTGTTACAAGTCAGTATTTACTTTTAgggattattattatgtaataaatagtCTATGGTAcaggtattttaaaattcaaaccAAAGACTAGATAACTGATTAttcataagttttaaaatatactatagtttaaagtttaatatgtttattttatttctcctataaaatgttgaataatcaaatattaagtaaaaaaaagcgtgtgtgccaaacacatgtgtcagaagtgaaacttcttttgcaagattcaaagacaccaaaatcgtcgcctacTCTATTATGTGACGGTATTGGCTATTGCCATTTGCCATGGCTTTAAGTTGATGACGCCATAggaagttttacttcaaaaagTCATCAAAAGTTCACTTCCATCGAGAGGCCATGCGGCAATGCAGGTCTGTAAAGCTGGcgatgaaaaattaattatcgaaaaaatattttttatgtttaccaAAAATCGCCAGTTAAGCTGACGTGGCCAGTTTTGGCGCTATTggaaaaaaagaacaaaattaCACTTTTATTTACAGCAACGAATTCACCTGCATTTATCAAACGATCCATCCTTTCTTCCTATTTCTTCACAAAGCTAGAACTGTTGCTGATTTTCAGCGATCTGCTTGAGCAACAAAATCGTCATTATAGCAACTAATTAGCAACAAACTCTGGCGTTGTTTTTCTTTACTTAATTTCGCTAATTTTTCATCGCCAGCTTTACAGACCTCGGCAATGCCCAGCCTAGACCGAGGTAGTCACGTCACTTGCAACACATTTGgcgaataatttttatttagaacgATTCGGACCAGTGCCGATcccttcaaaaataataaaaaaacaaaaatcacaGTATTAACTAGGATGAAACCATTAGCAAAATGAGGACAATATGATAAAatgaaaggaaaaataaaatataacggTCGATCCAAGTTCAGGAAGTGggataaatcattttttaccCTTAAAAGCGGGGGAGCTTTTAAGggtaaaaaatgatttatctTCGACTTCCAACAAaccattaaattaaatgacaaagttgtagataaaatatgataataataagatCTACAAATTTTTCGTCGTGTGATTTTACTATCAGGCACATTTCTCGAACTCTATATTTTctgtacttacttacttatttcaaaagaaaaaatttCATCTGTTCAAAGTAAGTTATACAAGagctaatattttatattttacagcatattcaaaaacaaaatgattTCGATACAAAACTTGAGGcctgatttaataaaattaaaaggtcACTATCACACTGTTTGTATGCATTTTCTGAGGTAatgtataatacatattataattttttacaccaTCATTTAAAAGAGATTAGAGATTTCAACGAACAAAAGGCCTCCTGACTTTTTGcaaaaagttaatatttttattaagtttaccttttttttttaagggaaatcttccaaagatacccacggcccccggggaaggagccgtgggttatgtcggattcttaccgactaaaacccaactgtgttccgtcgagccgctgatggggccgcgggtattggttggaattctCCTGCGACCCCCTCGGCGGCAGCCCGTCTCCTGGTCAGGTGCAAGCCAAGAACAGGAAAGGTGGTTTTGCCTGTTATCCCCTCCTGTTGGCGGTATGAGCGGAAAACGTCTCAAGCCGCCTCACCGCACCGCACTAACTTTTTTCCGTACGACTTCTTGTTTTGTCGGAAATGGAGTCTTAACACTTACCTACGTATATTTAGAGTACCTAAcccaacaaaaaataatatagttaacTTTTTGTAGTTTaagtgtttctttttttaatttaccttGACTTGAATAATCCAATAAGCGTCCAATGTCCATtctaaattttgtaatatgagAACATTTTACTATATATCTATTGCTTAGAGGGCGAGTTGTAATTCTATACCCGTGATAATTCGGGTAGGTCACttgtaataagtataattattagatttgGATGTAGGttactaatatattatgagtAGTTATGTAgttggtttaatgctctaGGGTTATGTAGTGACTAcacaattttttgtttcaaaataggTAGGAAGGTATATAATCGTAATGTAATATCTGTAATTAGCCAGTGTACGTAAAGCGATTAGCAAGTCAAtttcgaataaataaataatacgaaTATCTTTAAATTAGCATCGAGAAGCGAAGTTGGTAGGTGGcaggtacctatacctactcTTAAATGGTATTAAAAAAACCCgttttttaaaacaagttttttttattcaaacgTATCTGGCGGGGAATATCCATCACttcgtatttattattattattattagcctTTGATCAGACTTTTGAAGacatgtatgtattatatatatggTAGGTTTGATCCATCTCTGCGTGTCCGTTTGCCAGTTGGCAAAGGCCTCCTCCAATCTCTTCCATTCGGGCCTTTCTATGGCCACTCTACCCCAAGTTGTGCCCGCTACCTGTTTGATGTCATTGTCCCATCTTTTTTGTGGTCTACCTCTCTTTCTCTTTCCTTCTCTTGGGTACCACTgtgtacctaattattttgcTCCATTTTTCTTTACCCCTGATCATGTGCCCCGCCCATTTCCACTTTTGCCTTCTTATCTTCAGTGTTATGTCCTGGACCTTAGTCTTGTATCTGATGCTGCTTTGCTTTATTTTGTCTTTTCTTTTGATACCAGTCATGCTTCTTTCCATGGAATTTTGACAGATGCGgagtttatttgttatgttttttgGTAGAGCCCACGTTTCACTTCCATACGTCAGCACAGGTAGGATGCATGTGTTGAATAGTTTAGCTTTAGTTGAAATGTGTAGGTTATTGTCTTTCATTACTTCTTTAAGAGATCATCATCACATCACAGATCATCACTTCGTatggtaggtatgtattattcAACTATCCTGGTGAAAAGACAATAGTTATATATGGGGATTTGCTAAAAACAAActtgttctttttttaaaagtaaaatattatcacagcaaaaattttaatttacgatTTTATTCGCTgttgattttttgttattcCACTGCTTGTGCCTGAGTAAACGGAAATAATGTCCGCTAATTTAATTAACCAGTCTCGGATTCAACTTGTTTCTAGAATTAATTTTGACTGCAGAATGCAGTTGATTTTAGGCCAGATTccagaataatattattaaggtaGAGCGGCcacttcaataaaaagttttgaatttgaaattaattgtaaaaaataaactgtacctaaatatttacagtaagtacctacctacccatattttttacaatgaaTATCATCAAATAGGTACGTAATGCATGCATGTAGGTACGAATGTTTAAATgaggagaaaataaataaatatctgtaaCTGCGCCTATAACTAGtacagtacatattatattatctgtgctataaCGTATTCCCTGTGTATATTACATTATGTATCTAATATAGATAtgattaggtacatattttgtttaccaaGCATCGATCAGCACGACTTAGATCTAGGTAAGTATTGTAGGTAGTCCAAAATtcgccgcgcggtttcaccccggCCCCGGTACGAAACCGCGGGTACCGCAGTAACCGCAAAATATCAAGATGTAGTTATTGAATAACTCATGTGTTATACTGGGGCCGTATTATGACCTCTTAACAAACAGcttacgccgtgaattgaactgactggcaaaaATCCTATgatcacaataaaataactagccATGTAACGACGCGGACGGTTCAATTTACGGCGTAAACTgtcgaacttttgattcttcgacattactgtttcctcacgatgttttccttcaccgttcaaGCAGAGGTGATGTTATAAACATTCGtagataaattgtaaaatctATTAATTTCCTGCACGCttgcctggtctcgaacccccgACTTATCGATTTGAAGTCCGAGGTCCTCACCATTTATACCCCGATGGTACTagtaatgtaatttaatattatctgtgatattaGGAGGATAGTACAGTCGTGCATTATATTCCATTTCGAATATAAAGGTTATTTATTAACGCCTAATATCATCATCATTGGTATGCATCTTATCAAAAAGTTCAGCGCGTTATCTTGTAAGGATGGGCGAGTTTACTCAAATCATTGGGGAGATATGAAACATTTATGAGAATTTAgtcgaaataattatataaactaatacctactataggtataaattataattatacctacaatAGACTTTATATTCCTGCGCTATTTGATCTCCGTCCGTGCCTACATGCTTTCTTCAATATTGAGGAATTTAGTTATCACCTCATTATCATACACACTACAAATGTGTAGGCGGCGACGTAAAACGTCACGGAACTTGTTTGATACGAAGTACTTGTACCTATACCGTAATCAGTAACGGAGGGATTCAACGTTCCGAGCGAGTCGCATACTAGCTGCAAGTAGTTGGTAGTCGTAACCCGTAACTCAGTGTATTTCGTGTATTTCGAAACAAACGCACGCCTCAACGTAGTTTTTGTAGTGGTGTATTATTTTGAACGCACGGAGGCGCAATCTAGTTCGGTAAGACCTTGTTTATcaactatttttaaatgaatgtaAACTATTCAAAGATAGTCTACTTATATTGCGTTAAAATTGAGGTACATTTTATCtgcttttgttttaataagattcaaaattattttaattacctacgcGCAAGACAATGTTCTATCTTAGGTAAAGGTGATCTCATGTTTTAATAAGGtcgcatattataatactagcttccgcccgcgactccgtccgcgcggaaaaattacgattttttttctacgtattttttcaagataaaaagtatcccattttatgcccaggataataaggtaccAAGtttatcgaaatcgaaccgttagtttttacgtgatgcctgaacatacagacagacaaaattttttttaatcacatacctaagtacctatttaggtttggtatcgatccagtaacaccccctgctatttattttttcaatattttcaatgtacagaattgacccttctagtttctacagatttattataactatGTATCTATCTAGATtcaagctaattttttaaaaagtatttaatcctcattttatttacattgttaCGATTCTATTTGTAAATGTAGGTGCCTAATAGTATTGGCATTTGGCTACCTTCTTTTGTGTAAACAtgatattattcaaaataagtaaattgttCCGTTCTAGGAttgcgtttttttaataatttagtgaGTAGTCAGTAATCTACCTAGAATCAGTGTTTTACTAATAAGTTGTATAAGTTTGCAATAACTAATCTTTACCAAACTTACGCACAACAGAATATGATTGACACTATTAATAAAAGcacaaataaaagtaaaatatacctaggtagttATCAATCGTCTATTTCTGACAATTTAAAGAcggtttatttgtttaaaaaaataaaagtgtattttacatattagGCCATACTAGACCAAATCTTCGCATTCTTTCAAGtagatatgtaggtacctacctattatatttGAAGGGGGTTGATGGCAGTCGTCTAAAAtgcacataataatataaagaactacatataggtaggtatattaggtttaaatttttcaatcaATACAATTACATATTGATTTATAGGTgtaaatacacaaatatttttagataggTTTTACGAAGTTACacaatataagtaggtaggtatgtaattgATAAAGTATAATCATGATGAATGAGTAATGCCATTGTTATTTTGGTTGTTCTATATAGTATGCGATGTGGTATAGGTAGTTAGGTATGCGATATCTTGAACTAGGTACGTAGGTGTACGTACGTACCTGACAAAAGTATTATCTAAATGaacaaaagtaataattttgtttactacaACTttaattaaccgacttcaaaaaaaacttttttttacacgctttatattagcttcacctgtatgtttgtatgtttgtaaccgacttctttgggcgcgattttgacccactttaaacggccagatttcgttcaaactttgtagatttattgaggaccgatgacaatacactaatttgataaaattttctattttttagttcggttttctataaaaagcgtgttttttagtttttttaaactattattattatttatgtatgtacttacaccgattactccgaggtttctgaaccgatttacgtgattattttttgttcgatgcgggatggtgccGAAtgggtcccataaaaattttattcggatagggccagtagtttttattttatgagcatttttgtctgtatttgtaaatgttgcaaacgtgcaagtttgaagtcggttgtttttaacgcagttatttacTTGTTACCTAATAAATGTCTGTATTATTGTACAgtcaagataattattataattttatgtaccttACTATCTAATTAGGTATATAcacctataaaaaaaattgtgtgtttaAATGAGAATTTAATGTAGGTTATTAACGAtggcaaaaaaaaattagataagaaaaaaattaacttatttgtttagccaaataatttaatacttattattaaacagACACATCACATTGCCCTACAAAATACGTGGTCTACGGTCTACCACCATTATGTAATTACCTAGGTATCTTATACCTATCTagtatctagttaggtactaaCCAcctaaattacatttcaaattaaCGAATcatttatacttattataatgtCTTATCTAATTTTAGTACCGTCCTACTTGTAGAATTAAAtggtatattaattaaatgtaatttctAAAACTGACTAAACCATCTATCCgactgataataataaaagagaTAGTCTAATTAGCTGTAAGacttatttacaatatttttgttgttttcaaTTTATGACGCTGCGCTGCTGGTGTAACGAATATAGCACGAAATCGAGTCAACAGTGACACAATCATTTTCATTGAACGATGCGTGATTCGCGTACCTTGACCAAATTTCACGcgattgataataatattatataggtatgcCAGAACTGTTTAGGCACTATTTACACTAAGTATTCatcatgtatttattaaaaagttaatgaTTCATATCGTTCGTTTTTAAGAGCAAGCATAGTATCCATTCTGgaggaatataaaaatattctggtaaaatacagggtgtctcaaaagaaagtttatattttgtggatgaataaaaaaaaaagtaagcggtgtattgaaaaaatgtttattaaataattaataaacattttttactttaataattattaaagtgcataatatgggaatttatttcttaaaaataatatcgtccaaatgcagtccattacgttcacggcactcatttaatcgaacactaaaattatttatgacagcAGGTACACACAGTGATGGCTGCGATTTCGTGctggatattttcttttaaatgctctagagaagttggtttgttggcatacactttagatttaagataCCCCCACAAGAAATTATCAAGAATAGAAATTAGCGAGGAATTATTTGCCCTTACTTTTTCGAAGACGAAAGGGGGCGTGCAGTTACAGTAAATTCAGAGCGATGGTAGACGAGTTTTTAGTGCCTGCACTGCAAAACTTTCCTGGCTATAACCAGAGAACATGGTTGCAGCAAGACGGAGCTACATCACACACATCCAATATGTCTTTACCTcgaattcatgaaatttttcCGGGAAAATTGATCTCTAGGAGAGGTGATATAAATTGGCCTCCACGCAGCCCTGATTTAACTCCCATGGACTTTTTCTTATGGGGGtatcttaaatctaaagtgtatgccaaaaaaccaacttctctagtgcatttaaaagaaaatatctgACACGAAATGGCAGCCGTCACTGTGTCTACCTGCCGAgctgtcataaataattttagtgttcgattaaatgagtgccgtgaacgcaagaagcttatatctgatataagcttcttgcgAGAACGTaatggactgcatttggacgatattatttctaagaaataaattcccatattatgcactttaataattaataaacattttttcaatacaccgcttactttttttttattcatccacaaaatataaactttcttttgagacaccctgtattataatttataaacaaacttGAAAGAAACTAACTGGTTACTTACTTGAGactttttttatctttaaaaatgtagaataatttatttttaagctattgcatagcttctatcgctggccttgagcgcggggatcgaaaccagaaattccgtaacgaaaaaacttcacgctccccactcctacgggcacggaggtgtggcttgaaggcatgctatgcaatacaatagctttaccgcggcagtccccgagtgccacacgtattttttattaatactaatttatataaacCACATTGTGTTCTGGAATGTcaattaagtaaattattatagataatttataataattatctctaTTTCTGATATCGTAGAATGATCAGAACTTTCATAATGCTCTTATAAATTTTCACTTTCCCCACTGCTATCTGCTACCtgtgtaaataatcattttatcggAAAATTCAACTTTGAAACAAAACTAAGAAGGGTATGTAAcagcagctctatataattccataCAGAGATAATAGGTGCGGTCACCACCAATATATAAAGACgactgacggatttttgaatttttttgactgacaggctaccgtcacctaTCACCTGAATTGTTTTCGATTGTGTATGACTCTGAATTGACTCCTATTTCTTTCGAACAAGGTGCAAGATGCAAGTGCATTGTTTAGGGCACTTATGATTCAATGATTCGAGGTGATTCGGATGTTTCTGGAAAAACGATAATTAGCGAAGatctgcatgcgcattattaattttggagtactgtataCAAGTAATAGTCTATCTAACTAAGATTATAACATATTCAATTAAAGATTTTCTATTCTGTATACCTATTCATCACATTCGTATTTTGTGCCTATCCGTTGTACGGTGTACCCCACTTAATCAATAATCCGGCTACCATACTAATCAACAAGGCATCCTTATTATGGCTTACCATGTCTATgacatttaatattagaaaCCTTTCGTGTGTATTGTATAGGCATGGAAGACCATGCCGAAGTGCCGAAGACGGCACGACTTTACCCGCATACCTATTACCAATTTCAAAACACAATTCTGTAAAATATGAATCAGACTAGGAAATAGTTTTTGTCTCgtaagattaaataaaatttagacCGAATCGTACTcgcgtttattattttatctagcCTAAATTTATATTCCCCTATCTTCTACTGGGGCTCTTC encodes:
- the LOC123694966 gene encoding protein N-lysine methyltransferase METTL21D-like, translating into MSHRSSFQLNDLFPREIDIEVCLKTLRIYQKLEGDVNCVVWDASLVLAKYLETKCFHKPDFLSGVRVLELGSGLGVVGLTAATLGAQVTLTDLPEALPLLRLNIAENKSKIASMGGYAIAESLVWGDKNSDIHKQEFDMILLADCIYYEDALNPLFETLQSLNNSVNKKPTIYLTQELRDTEIQKKLWKTFYEKISEFFYIESIPEDQQHINYRSSDIILLKMTKK